In Porites lutea chromosome 1, jaPorLute2.1, whole genome shotgun sequence, a single genomic region encodes these proteins:
- the LOC140938721 gene encoding uncharacterized protein, with amino-acid sequence MNIRLLTIFFVVLCVAFPCSKASPDDTCPLLKPKFMEGFSKVMAEQRNVFLRESKKLCEDRWLNLTQEVVCFGARDSKFASVVIPLEGFLTSLKLIHVTGHVSCDPNAPQHDRKWGCSRSHPKLGRTPFNIVVTAGKHNGILFPIDLFMKDSKKESLWYDITDGDPDALELVLGDLSYPYYVTSGQELRIWLGKDYQNVGKVEVEGKVCFAVKGWFI; translated from the exons CATACGGTTGTTGACCATTTTCTTTGTGGTTCTTTGCGTTGCGTTTCCTTGCAGCAAAGCTAGCCCTGATGACACATGCCCTTTGCTAAAGCCAAAATTTATGGAAGGTTTTAGCAAAGTCATGGCTGAGCAACGAAATGTATTTTTAAGAGAGTCCAAGAAGCTCTGCGAAG ATAGATGGCTCAACTTGACTCAAGAGGTCGTTTGCTTTGGAGCGCGTGATAGCAAGTTTGCTTCAGTTGTGATACCTTTGGAAGGCTTTCTTACCTCACTCAAGCTGATTCACGTGACTGGTCACGTGTCATGCGACCCAAATGCCCCTCAACATGACAGGAAATGGGGCTGTTCTCGAAGCCATCCCAAACTAGGCAGAACCCCCTTCAATATTGTCGTTACAGCCGGCAAACACAATGGAATCCTTTttccaatagacctttttatgAAAGATTCGAAAAAAGAATCTCTGTGGTACGACATAACGGATGGGGATCCTGACGCGCTGGAACTGGTCCTTGGAGATTTGTCATATCCTTACTACGTCACTTCCGGACAAGAGCTTCGAATCTGGCTAGGGAAGGACTACCAGAATGTTGGCAAGGTAGAAGTCGAAGGGAAAGTTTGCTTCGCTGTCAAGGGATGGTTCATTTAG